The proteins below come from a single Phycisphaerae bacterium genomic window:
- a CDS encoding acetate/propionate family kinase, whose amino-acid sequence MNDAAIAGFLKQSVGLFKFFPPERLAELVVGSQVMSYEPNEAIVEFGEDAMHLGVMLEGQASASVIAEGGDRQVLEHLKAADTFGEMVLMSGDKTIVDIIAETRCSVLLVPASLFSSVIMTEPRALQHISKTISERFKRVMEDPTKAAAFRKSEDPYGMHLKSERPERVLVVNCGSSSLKYSLFDTQNESHNVRGLVDRIGTDVTRHTCRGPRGEVTENLAKGSHREAFEAMFRALTNKDGGAVAKPAEISVVGHRVVHGGERFAETVLITDDVLRELDALSPLAPLHNPINLLGIREARRVFPSVPHFAVCDTAFHNTLPSFAYLYGLPYEYYENNRVRRYGFHGTSHAYVCLAAAQHLGRRLNELEIISCHLGNGASVCAVDHGRSVDTSMGFTPAEGLIMGTRGGDIDPGVLVYLERTQGLTGDQIDGLLNRQSGLLGLSGISADMREVERAAHEGNHRALLALKAFCYRLRKYLGAYVAAMGGLDVVIFTAGIGQGSARVRALALQGLGCMGISLDEQRNREAHGCEEIRRISTDDSQVTVLVVPTDEERMIARESLRALSRSSIMRTLETQCQAPIPIEVSAHHLHLTQEHVEALFGQGHQLTRQSDLSQPGQFACEEQVTLVGPRGRVERVRVLGPVRKATQVEIAMTEQFKLGIHPPIRESGDLKDTPGITLEGPAGRLTIDKGVICALRHIHMTPEDALRYGVRDKFTVRVRVPGDRELVFGDVRVRVDPSFRLAMHIDTDEGNAAGIRTGMTGYIDGIQSQD is encoded by the coding sequence CAAGTTCTTTCCCCCCGAGCGACTGGCTGAACTCGTCGTGGGATCGCAGGTGATGTCGTACGAGCCGAACGAGGCCATTGTTGAATTCGGTGAAGACGCGATGCATCTCGGCGTCATGTTGGAGGGTCAGGCGTCGGCGTCCGTCATTGCCGAGGGCGGCGATCGACAGGTGCTTGAGCATCTCAAGGCCGCAGACACGTTCGGCGAAATGGTCCTCATGAGCGGCGATAAGACCATAGTCGACATCATCGCGGAGACGCGATGTAGTGTGCTCCTGGTGCCGGCCAGCCTCTTCTCGTCGGTGATCATGACCGAGCCCCGCGCCCTGCAGCACATCTCCAAGACCATCTCGGAGCGGTTCAAGAGAGTGATGGAGGACCCCACCAAGGCCGCCGCCTTTCGCAAGAGTGAGGATCCCTACGGCATGCATCTCAAGAGTGAACGACCGGAGAGGGTCCTGGTCGTCAACTGCGGATCCTCGTCGCTCAAGTACAGCCTTTTCGACACGCAGAACGAATCGCACAACGTTCGTGGCCTCGTTGACCGCATCGGCACTGACGTTACCCGGCACACCTGCCGCGGGCCGCGCGGGGAGGTCACGGAGAACCTGGCCAAGGGTAGTCACCGCGAGGCGTTCGAGGCCATGTTCCGCGCATTGACCAACAAGGACGGGGGAGCCGTCGCGAAACCGGCCGAGATCAGCGTCGTCGGGCACCGTGTGGTTCACGGTGGCGAGCGGTTTGCCGAGACCGTGCTTATCACCGACGACGTTTTGCGGGAACTCGACGCACTCAGTCCTCTGGCGCCGCTGCACAACCCCATCAACCTTCTCGGCATCAGGGAAGCCCGACGGGTGTTTCCTTCGGTCCCTCATTTCGCGGTATGCGACACGGCATTCCACAATACGCTGCCTTCGTTCGCCTATCTCTACGGCCTGCCCTACGAGTACTATGAGAACAACAGGGTGCGGCGCTACGGTTTTCACGGGACTTCACACGCGTACGTTTGTCTGGCCGCCGCCCAGCACCTTGGCCGCCGACTCAACGAGCTGGAGATCATCAGTTGTCACTTGGGCAACGGTGCTTCGGTCTGTGCGGTGGACCACGGCCGCTCCGTCGATACGTCAATGGGCTTCACCCCGGCGGAGGGCCTGATCATGGGTACACGCGGGGGGGACATCGATCCGGGCGTGTTGGTATACCTCGAACGGACCCAAGGTCTTACCGGCGACCAGATTGATGGTTTGCTGAACAGACAAAGCGGGTTGCTGGGGTTGTCGGGCATTTCCGCCGACATGCGCGAAGTCGAGCGGGCCGCACACGAGGGAAACCACCGTGCCCTGCTGGCCCTGAAAGCGTTCTGTTACCGGCTGCGGAAGTACCTCGGTGCGTACGTTGCCGCCATGGGCGGTCTGGACGTGGTCATTTTCACCGCCGGAATCGGGCAAGGCAGTGCCCGGGTTCGAGCCCTGGCCTTACAGGGGCTGGGCTGTATGGGGATTAGCCTGGACGAACAGCGTAACCGGGAGGCCCATGGCTGCGAGGAGATTCGCCGCATTTCCACCGACGATTCGCAGGTCACCGTGCTGGTCGTGCCGACGGACGAGGAGCGCATGATTGCCCGCGAGTCGCTGCGGGCTCTGAGCCGCTCTTCCATTATGCGGACCCTCGAAACACAATGCCAGGCACCTATCCCGATTGAGGTTTCGGCCCATCACCTCCACCTGACCCAGGAGCATGTCGAGGCCCTGTTCGGTCAAGGTCATCAACTCACCAGGCAGAGCGACCTCTCGCAACCCGGCCAGTTCGCCTGCGAGGAGCAGGTGACGCTCGTCGGTCCCCGGGGCCGCGTCGAGCGCGTGCGGGTCCTCGGGCCGGTACGCAAGGCCACGCAAGTGGAGATCGCGATGACCGAACAGTTCAAGCTCGGCATCCACCCACCCATACGTGAGTCCGGCGACCTGAAGGACACGCCCGGCATCACCCTGGAGGGCCCCGCCGGCAGACTCACCATCGACAAAGGGGTCATCTGCGCCTTGCGTCATATCCATATGACACCGGAGGATGCGCTTCGTTACGGGGTACGCGACAAGTTCACGGTGCGGGTGCGGGTACCCGGCGATCGCGAGCTGGTGTTTGGCGACGTTCGCGTCCGTGTAGACCCGAGCTTCCGCCTGGCCATGCATATCGATACGGACGAAGGGAATGCCGCGGGCATCCGAACCGGTATGACGGGCTACATCGACGGGATTCAGAGTCAGGACTGA